A DNA window from Rhodococcus sp. Z13 contains the following coding sequences:
- a CDS encoding NADH-quinone oxidoreductase subunit G has protein sequence MTAVAGAGPGKADTTDLVHVTIDDTEIAVPKGTLVIRAAELIGVQIPRFCDHPLLEPVGACRQCLVEVEGQRKPLASCTTVVTDGMVVHTQFSSPVAAKAQTGVMELLLINHPLDCPVCDKGGECPLQNQAMSNGRAETRFEDTKRTYPKPIAISSQVLLDRERCVLCARCTRFADQIAGDRFVDMLARGALQQVGIYTAEPFESYFSGNTVQICPVGALTGAAYRFRARPFDLVSTPSVCEHCASGCAQRTDHRRGHVLRRLAGDDPQVNEEWNCDKGRWAFTYATATDRLTGPLVRDDSGALVPSSWPEALAVAARGLTAARGRTGVLTGGRLTWEDAYAYAKFARTVLGTNDIDFRARPLSAEETGFLTGRVAGCRLDVTYADLEKAPAVLLVGFEPEEESPIVFLRLRKAVRRHGLRVFSLAPFADRGLRKLSGQLLACTPGDEARLLDDLRGTDSVVTEALCTPGALVLVGERIAEVPGGPTAVAALADATGACLAWIPRRAGDRGALEAGAFPTLLPGGRPVGDPQARHEIESVWGTLPDDLPYRPGRDTTGILAAAASGDLAALVVAGVDPADLPDPAAARAALDAAGFVVSLEVRRSAVTDRADVVFPVAPVVEKAGTFLDWEGRERPFPAALDDTGALSDHRVLAALAETLGAPARLDDLAALRRELAELGTWTGHRPAPAPVTPAAPARPVLGEAVLATWRMLLDTGRLQDDEPHLAGTARTAVARLSAATAAEIGAAAGELLTVTTERGEITLPLVVDELPERVVWLPAASPGSLVHDTLGAVAGDVVRIRPTGEEARR, from the coding sequence ATGACCGCCGTGGCCGGTGCCGGACCGGGGAAGGCCGACACCACCGACCTGGTGCACGTCACCATCGACGACACCGAGATCGCCGTACCCAAGGGCACTCTCGTGATCCGTGCCGCCGAACTGATCGGCGTGCAGATCCCCCGGTTCTGCGACCACCCGCTGCTCGAGCCGGTGGGAGCGTGCCGCCAGTGCCTCGTCGAGGTCGAAGGGCAACGCAAACCGCTCGCCTCCTGCACCACCGTCGTCACCGACGGGATGGTCGTGCACACCCAGTTCTCCTCCCCGGTCGCGGCGAAGGCCCAGACCGGGGTCATGGAACTGCTGCTGATCAACCATCCGCTCGACTGCCCGGTCTGTGACAAGGGCGGCGAGTGCCCGCTGCAGAACCAGGCCATGTCCAACGGCCGCGCCGAAACCCGCTTCGAGGACACCAAACGCACCTACCCGAAACCCATCGCCATCTCCTCTCAGGTCCTGCTCGACCGCGAACGCTGCGTGCTGTGCGCGCGATGCACCCGCTTCGCCGACCAGATCGCCGGCGACCGGTTCGTCGACATGCTCGCCCGCGGTGCGCTGCAGCAGGTCGGCATCTACACCGCCGAACCCTTCGAGTCCTACTTCTCCGGCAACACCGTCCAGATCTGCCCGGTCGGCGCACTGACCGGCGCGGCCTACCGGTTCCGTGCCCGCCCCTTCGACCTCGTGTCCACCCCCAGTGTGTGCGAACACTGCGCCAGTGGCTGCGCGCAACGCACCGACCACCGCCGCGGACACGTGCTGCGCCGCCTCGCCGGGGACGACCCGCAGGTCAACGAGGAATGGAACTGCGACAAGGGCCGCTGGGCCTTCACCTACGCGACCGCCACCGACCGGCTCACCGGGCCGCTCGTCCGCGACGACTCCGGCGCGCTGGTGCCGTCCTCCTGGCCCGAGGCGCTCGCCGTCGCGGCCCGCGGCCTCACCGCCGCCCGCGGACGGACCGGTGTGCTCACCGGAGGGCGGCTCACCTGGGAGGACGCCTACGCCTACGCGAAGTTCGCGCGAACCGTGCTGGGCACCAACGACATCGACTTCCGTGCCCGCCCCCTCTCTGCGGAGGAGACCGGTTTCCTCACCGGCCGGGTCGCCGGATGCCGGCTCGACGTGACCTACGCCGACCTCGAGAAGGCACCCGCCGTCCTGCTCGTCGGGTTCGAACCCGAGGAGGAATCACCCATCGTCTTCCTGCGGTTGCGCAAGGCCGTCCGCCGCCACGGGCTGCGCGTGTTCTCCCTCGCGCCCTTCGCCGACCGCGGACTGCGCAAGCTGTCCGGGCAGCTCCTGGCCTGCACCCCCGGCGACGAGGCCCGCCTGCTCGACGACCTCCGCGGCACCGACTCGGTCGTCACCGAGGCGCTGTGCACGCCCGGCGCACTCGTCCTGGTGGGGGAGCGGATCGCCGAGGTCCCCGGCGGACCCACGGCGGTCGCGGCCCTCGCCGACGCCACCGGCGCGTGCCTGGCCTGGATCCCGCGGCGCGCGGGGGACCGCGGCGCGCTCGAGGCCGGAGCGTTCCCGACCCTGCTGCCGGGCGGTCGGCCCGTCGGCGACCCGCAGGCCCGGCACGAGATCGAATCCGTTTGGGGGACACTGCCCGACGACCTGCCGTACCGGCCCGGTCGCGACACCACCGGCATCCTCGCCGCCGCCGCGAGCGGGGACCTCGCCGCGCTGGTCGTCGCCGGGGTGGACCCGGCCGACCTGCCCGATCCCGCCGCGGCGCGCGCCGCCCTCGACGCCGCCGGTTTCGTGGTGAGCCTCGAGGTGCGCCGCAGTGCCGTGACCGACCGGGCGGACGTGGTCTTCCCCGTGGCCCCGGTGGTCGAGAAGGCCGGCACCTTCCTCGACTGGGAGGGCCGCGAACGCCCGTTCCCGGCGGCGCTGGACGACACCGGTGCACTGTCCGACCACCGGGTGCTCGCCGCGCTCGCCGAGACGCTCGGTGCACCGGCACGGCTCGACGATCTCGCCGCACTCCGCCGTGAACTCGCCGAACTGGGCACCTGGACCGGGCACCGGCCGGCCCCCGCACCGGTGACACCGGCCGCGCCGGCCCGCCCGGTGCTCGGCGAGGCGGTGCTCGCGACCTGGCGGATGCTCCTGGACACCGGCCGGTTGCAGGACGACGAACCGCACCTCGCCGGAACCGCCCGCACCGCCGTTGCCCGCCTGTCCGCCGCGACCGCCGCCGAGATCGGCGCAGCCGCCGGTGAACTGCTCACCGTCACCACCGAACGCGGCGAGATCACCCTGCCGCTCGTCGTCGACGAGCTGCCGGAGCGTGTCGTGTGGCTGCCGGCCGCCTCACCCGGCTCGCTCGTGCACGACACCCTCGGCGCCGTCGCGGGCGACGTGGTGCGCATCCGGCCCACCGGGGAGGAGGCGAGACGATGA
- the nuoF gene encoding NADH-quinone oxidoreductase subunit NuoF produces the protein MSTEFVPTTRFTGTTDPGAAVPVTEPAGRTPVFVPLGPRPDEDTHLTPPDAPREYPDDVRTRLDADADRIVARYPQPRSALLPLLHLVQAEDGYVTPAGIEFCARRLGLTGAEVAAVSTFYTMYRRSPTGRYHVGVCTNALCATMGGDEIFATLCSRLGVGHDETTEDGSITLEHIECNAACDYAPVMTVNWELFDNCTVDSATALVDDLRAGTPPAPTRGAPLRTFRDTARLLAGFPDDRPGALEAGGSAGPASLAGLRIAREHDMQAPAPPQTGEDALAPGRPPAGLTPVLTRYWDEDRSWTLDSYRRHGGYEALPLALGTDPDAVIAAVKDAGLRGRGGAGFSTGTKWSFIPKGDGRPHYLVVNADESEPGTCKDIPLMFATPHALIEGVIIAAYAIRARHAFVYLRGEAVPVLRRLHAAVSEAYDAGYLGRDILGSGYDLELVVHAGAGAYICGEETALLDSLEGRRGQPRLRPPFPAVAGLYACPTVVNNVESIANVPPIIRHGVEWYRSMGTDKSPGFAMFSLSGHVTTPGQYEAPLGITLRELLDLAGGVRAGHRLKFWTPGGSSTPIFTDEHLDIPLDYESVAAAGSMLGTRALQIFDETTCVVRTVLRWTEFYAHESCGKCTPCREGTWWLVQILERLEHGRGTEADLEKLLDISDNILGRAFCALGDGATSPITSSLKYFRDEYLAHFEHGGCPFDPHRATLAADTPVEGEAR, from the coding sequence ATGAGCACCGAATTCGTGCCGACCACCCGGTTCACCGGCACCACCGACCCCGGCGCCGCGGTGCCCGTGACCGAACCCGCCGGCCGCACACCGGTCTTCGTCCCGCTCGGGCCCCGCCCCGACGAGGACACCCACCTCACACCCCCCGACGCGCCCCGCGAATATCCCGACGACGTGCGCACCCGCCTCGACGCCGACGCCGACCGCATCGTCGCCCGCTACCCGCAGCCCCGCTCCGCGCTGCTGCCTCTGCTGCACCTGGTGCAGGCCGAGGACGGTTACGTCACCCCGGCGGGCATAGAGTTCTGCGCCCGCCGCCTCGGGCTCACCGGCGCCGAGGTCGCCGCGGTGTCCACCTTCTACACCATGTACCGCCGATCCCCGACGGGCCGCTACCACGTGGGCGTGTGCACCAACGCGCTGTGCGCCACCATGGGCGGCGACGAGATCTTCGCGACGCTGTGCTCGCGTCTCGGGGTCGGCCACGACGAGACCACCGAGGACGGCAGCATCACCCTCGAACACATCGAATGCAACGCCGCCTGCGACTACGCCCCGGTGATGACCGTCAACTGGGAACTGTTCGACAACTGCACCGTCGACTCGGCCACCGCGCTCGTCGACGACCTGCGCGCCGGCACACCCCCGGCCCCCACCCGCGGGGCACCGCTGCGCACCTTCCGGGACACCGCCCGGCTGCTCGCCGGATTCCCCGACGACCGGCCCGGCGCGCTCGAGGCGGGCGGCTCCGCCGGCCCCGCCTCCCTCGCCGGGCTGCGGATTGCCCGCGAGCACGACATGCAGGCCCCCGCACCCCCGCAGACCGGCGAGGACGCCCTCGCCCCGGGCCGGCCCCCGGCCGGCCTGACCCCGGTGCTCACCCGCTACTGGGACGAGGACCGGTCGTGGACCCTCGACAGCTACCGGCGCCACGGCGGCTACGAGGCCCTGCCCCTCGCCCTCGGCACGGACCCGGACGCGGTGATCGCCGCCGTCAAGGACGCCGGACTGCGCGGACGCGGCGGCGCCGGCTTCTCCACCGGAACCAAGTGGTCGTTCATCCCCAAGGGCGACGGCAGACCGCACTATCTCGTCGTCAACGCCGACGAATCCGAACCGGGCACCTGCAAGGACATCCCGCTGATGTTCGCCACCCCGCACGCCCTGATCGAAGGGGTGATCATCGCCGCCTACGCCATCCGCGCCCGGCACGCCTTCGTCTACCTCCGCGGGGAGGCCGTGCCGGTGCTGCGGCGCCTGCACGCCGCCGTCTCCGAGGCCTACGACGCCGGTTATCTCGGCCGCGACATCCTCGGCTCCGGCTACGACCTCGAACTCGTCGTCCACGCCGGAGCCGGGGCGTACATCTGCGGTGAGGAAACCGCCCTGCTCGACTCCCTCGAAGGCCGCCGCGGCCAGCCCCGGCTGCGCCCACCCTTCCCGGCCGTCGCCGGCCTCTACGCCTGCCCGACGGTGGTCAACAACGTCGAGTCCATCGCCAACGTCCCGCCGATCATCCGCCACGGCGTCGAGTGGTACCGCTCGATGGGCACCGACAAGTCGCCGGGCTTCGCGATGTTCTCCCTGTCCGGGCACGTGACGACCCCCGGTCAGTACGAGGCACCGCTCGGCATCACCCTGCGCGAGTTGCTCGACCTCGCCGGGGGAGTGCGGGCCGGGCACCGGCTCAAGTTCTGGACCCCCGGCGGCTCGTCGACCCCGATCTTCACCGACGAACACCTCGACATCCCCCTCGACTACGAGAGTGTCGCCGCCGCCGGATCCATGCTCGGCACCCGCGCCCTGCAGATCTTCGACGAGACCACCTGTGTGGTGCGGACCGTGCTGCGCTGGACCGAGTTCTACGCCCACGAATCGTGCGGCAAGTGCACCCCCTGCCGGGAAGGCACCTGGTGGCTCGTGCAGATCCTCGAACGCCTCGAACACGGGCGCGGCACCGAAGCCGACCTCGAGAAACTCCTCGACATCTCCGACAACATCCTCGGCCGCGCCTTCTGCGCGCTCGGGGACGGCGCGACCAGCCCGATCACCTCGTCGCTGAAGTACTTCCGCGACGAATACCTCGCGCACTTCGAACACGGCGGCTGCCCGTTCGACCCGCACCGGGCGACGCTCGCCGCCGACACACCGGTGGAAGGAGAGGCGCGATGA
- a CDS encoding NADH-quinone oxidoreductase subunit D translates to MTTEPTVFDAIGQDWDEITTAVRDSGEDRIVVNMGPQHPSTHGVLRLILEIDGETVTEARCGIGYLHTGIEKNLEYRNWTQGVTFVTRMDYLAPFHNETAYCLGVEKLLGIEDLVPERAQVVRVMLMELNRISSHLVALATGGMELGATTPMLFGFRERELILDVFETITGLRMNHGYIRPGGLAQDLPDDAVPMIRDLLALLPGRLAELEALFTDNPIFVSRTRGIGCLDLTGCMALGVTGPILRSTGLPYDVRRAQPYCGYETYEFDVATDDGSDCYGRYLVRIREMHESLKIVEQCLDRLRPGPVMVQDKKIAWPSQLALGPDGLGNAPDHIRRIMGESMEGLIHHFKLVTEGIRVPAGQVYVSVESPRGELGVHMVSDGGTRPYRVHYRDPSFTNLQALAAMCEGGMVSDVIATVASIDPVMGGVDR, encoded by the coding sequence GTGACGACCGAACCCACCGTCTTCGACGCCATCGGCCAGGACTGGGACGAGATCACCACCGCGGTCCGCGACAGCGGTGAGGACCGCATCGTCGTGAACATGGGCCCGCAGCATCCGTCCACGCACGGTGTGCTGCGGCTCATCCTCGAGATCGACGGGGAGACCGTCACCGAGGCCCGCTGCGGAATCGGCTATCTGCACACCGGCATCGAGAAGAACCTCGAATACCGCAACTGGACCCAGGGCGTCACCTTCGTCACCCGCATGGACTACCTCGCGCCCTTCCACAACGAGACCGCCTACTGCCTCGGCGTCGAGAAACTGCTGGGCATCGAGGATCTCGTCCCGGAACGCGCCCAGGTGGTGCGGGTGATGCTCATGGAGCTCAATCGCATCTCGTCGCACCTCGTGGCGCTCGCGACCGGCGGTATGGAACTCGGGGCCACCACCCCCATGCTCTTCGGCTTCCGCGAACGCGAACTGATCCTCGACGTCTTCGAGACCATCACCGGGCTGCGCATGAACCACGGCTACATCCGCCCCGGCGGCCTGGCCCAGGACCTGCCCGACGACGCCGTCCCGATGATCCGCGACCTGCTGGCACTGCTGCCGGGCCGGCTCGCCGAACTCGAGGCGCTGTTCACCGACAACCCCATCTTCGTCTCCCGCACCCGCGGCATCGGCTGTCTCGACCTCACCGGCTGCATGGCCCTCGGCGTGACGGGGCCGATCCTGCGCTCGACCGGGCTGCCCTACGACGTACGGCGCGCCCAGCCCTACTGCGGCTACGAGACCTACGAGTTCGACGTCGCCACCGACGACGGGTCCGACTGCTACGGGCGGTATCTCGTGCGCATCCGGGAGATGCACGAATCGCTGAAGATCGTCGAACAATGCCTCGACCGGCTCCGCCCGGGCCCGGTCATGGTGCAGGACAAGAAGATCGCCTGGCCGTCGCAGCTGGCTCTCGGACCGGACGGGCTCGGCAACGCACCCGACCACATCCGCCGCATCATGGGTGAGTCGATGGAAGGGCTCATCCACCACTTCAAACTCGTCACCGAAGGCATCCGTGTCCCCGCCGGACAGGTCTACGTGAGCGTCGAGTCCCCACGCGGCGAACTCGGGGTGCACATGGTCAGCGACGGCGGTACCCGCCCCTACCGGGTCCACTACCGCGACCCGTCCTTCACGAACCTGCAGGCCCTCGCGGCGATGTGCGAGGGCGGCATGGTCTCCGACGTCATCGCCACGGTCGCCAGCATCGACCCGGTCATGGGGGGAGTGGATCGATGA
- a CDS encoding NADH-quinone oxidoreductase subunit C, with translation MTGDERDDRPGVPGPDGEVIAVRTGMFGVRDSGDTSGYGRLVRRVVLPGGTPRPYGGHLDALADTLEDVLGDKETETGVGYADALERIVVDRGEMTVHVRRDHLPLVARTLRDHPDLRFELCLGVSGVHYPQDTGRELHAVYPLVSITHNRRLRLEVAAPDADPHIPSLYRIYPTTDWHERETYDFFGLVFDGHPALTRIQMPDDWHGHPQRKDYPLGGIPVEYKGARIPPPDERRAYT, from the coding sequence ATGACCGGCGACGAACGAGACGACCGGCCCGGCGTCCCGGGCCCCGACGGTGAGGTCATCGCCGTCCGCACGGGCATGTTCGGGGTCCGCGACTCCGGTGACACGAGCGGCTACGGACGGCTGGTGCGCCGCGTCGTTCTGCCCGGCGGCACCCCGCGCCCCTACGGTGGCCACCTCGACGCCCTCGCCGACACCCTCGAGGACGTCCTCGGTGACAAGGAGACCGAGACCGGCGTCGGTTACGCCGACGCCCTCGAACGGATCGTCGTCGACCGCGGCGAGATGACCGTCCACGTGCGACGCGATCACCTGCCGTTGGTCGCTCGCACCCTGCGCGACCATCCCGACCTGCGGTTCGAACTGTGCCTGGGGGTCAGCGGTGTGCACTACCCGCAGGACACCGGCCGGGAACTGCACGCCGTCTACCCGCTCGTGTCCATCACCCACAACCGCCGACTCCGGCTCGAGGTCGCCGCCCCCGACGCCGACCCGCACATCCCGTCGCTGTACCGCATCTACCCGACCACCGACTGGCACGAGCGCGAGACCTACGACTTCTTCGGTCTCGTCTTCGACGGGCATCCGGCCCTGACCCGGATCCAGATGCCCGACGACTGGCACGGCCACCCGCAGCGCAAGGACTACCCGCTCGGTGGAATTCCCGTGGAGTACAAGGGGGCACGCATCCCGCCACCCGACGAACGGAGGGCGTACACGTGA